A genomic stretch from Prochlorococcus marinus str. MIT 9312 includes:
- the pyrF gene encoding orotidine-5'-phosphate decarboxylase has translation MKNRFNSEDKIILAIDGLDLNQAKLLLEKCPSIKWVKVGLELFVREGPRVVEILKGLNKKIFLDLKFHDIPNTMSAACFQVSKLGVDIISVHSSAGLKALQDSKKASLEGASLANLKPPFVVGITVLTSFSLKDFQTDLDRKNSIEDNVLRLAKLSFDAELDGCVCSPWEVKMLRSIYKNNFELITPGIRLKIDNKDDQNRIMTPNEAIDNGASKLVIGRSISKALDPNKALIEIFKSIDSD, from the coding sequence ATGAAAAATAGATTTAATTCAGAAGATAAAATAATATTGGCAATTGATGGACTAGATCTAAATCAAGCAAAATTACTTCTAGAAAAATGTCCTAGTATTAAGTGGGTGAAAGTTGGTTTAGAGCTTTTTGTGAGGGAAGGCCCAAGAGTTGTTGAAATATTAAAAGGTTTAAATAAAAAAATTTTTTTAGACTTAAAATTTCATGATATTCCAAATACCATGAGCGCAGCTTGTTTCCAAGTGTCAAAATTAGGGGTTGATATAATTTCTGTACATTCTTCAGCAGGTCTTAAAGCTCTTCAGGATTCAAAAAAAGCATCTTTAGAAGGAGCAAGTTTGGCCAATTTAAAACCTCCTTTTGTTGTAGGTATAACTGTCTTAACAAGTTTTTCTCTTAAAGATTTTCAAACTGATCTTGATCGGAAAAATTCAATTGAAGATAATGTATTGAGGCTTGCAAAGTTGTCTTTTGATGCAGAATTAGATGGATGTGTTTGTTCCCCTTGGGAAGTAAAAATGTTGAGATCGATTTATAAGAACAATTTTGAACTAATAACACCTGGTATTAGATTAAAGATTGATAATAAAGATGATCAAAATAGAATTATGACTCCTAATGAAGCCATAGATAATGGTGCTTCTAAATTGGTCATTGGTAGATCAATATCAAAAGCTTTAGACCCTAATAAAGCTCTGATAGAGATTTTTAAATCTATTGATTCTGATTAA
- a CDS encoding leucyl aminopeptidase, translating to MQFSTFQKNLDNWQGASLIFGVLEEEIASQLENIKFIVDPKLLLKKVTQKKFKGEKGETLSFEFLDQKLETLIIVGLGKSKYLNKSDIENSIGNLIRKTVDKNEKISILLPWELINSQLEINQLAESARLSAYKDNRFNKKKDEKKVLKEIEFLNFKSFENICFEEAEKICEGVELARRLVAAPPNSLTPQEMSMQASQIAKDHGLEVKILEAKECEDLGMGAYLAVAKGSDLDPKFIHLTLKSEGPIKEKIAIVGKGLTFDSGGYNLKVGASQIEMMKYDMGGSAAVLGAAKALGAIKPKGLEIHFIVAACENMINGSAVHPGDVVKASNGKTIEINNTDAEGRLTLADALTYASDLKPDSIIDLATLTGAIVVALGNDVAGFWSNNDDLANDLKAASAQAGEELWRMPLQKAYKEGLKSHIADMKNTGPRAGGSITAALFLEEFFDTEIKWAHIDIAGTCWTDKNKGINPSGATGFGVKTLVQWIKNK from the coding sequence ATGCAATTTTCCACATTCCAAAAAAATCTAGATAACTGGCAAGGTGCTTCATTAATTTTTGGGGTTTTAGAGGAAGAAATTGCAAGCCAACTTGAAAACATAAAATTTATTGTTGACCCAAAATTATTACTAAAAAAAGTGACCCAAAAAAAATTCAAGGGAGAAAAAGGGGAAACTTTAAGCTTTGAATTTTTAGATCAAAAATTAGAAACTTTAATCATAGTTGGTCTTGGCAAATCGAAATACCTCAATAAAAGTGATATAGAAAACTCCATAGGAAATCTAATTAGAAAAACTGTTGATAAAAATGAAAAAATCAGTATCTTGCTACCTTGGGAATTAATAAATTCACAACTAGAAATAAATCAATTAGCAGAGTCAGCAAGACTATCTGCTTATAAGGACAATAGATTCAATAAGAAAAAAGATGAAAAAAAAGTTCTTAAAGAAATAGAGTTTTTGAATTTTAAAAGCTTTGAGAATATTTGTTTTGAAGAGGCAGAAAAAATATGTGAAGGTGTAGAACTAGCCAGAAGACTTGTAGCCGCCCCTCCAAATAGTCTTACACCCCAAGAAATGTCTATGCAAGCTTCTCAAATAGCTAAAGATCATGGTTTGGAAGTAAAAATTTTAGAGGCAAAAGAATGTGAAGATTTAGGAATGGGCGCATATTTAGCTGTAGCAAAAGGTTCTGATCTAGATCCTAAATTTATACACCTTACTTTGAAGTCAGAGGGGCCTATAAAAGAAAAGATTGCGATTGTTGGGAAGGGTTTAACCTTTGATTCTGGAGGATACAACCTGAAAGTAGGAGCCTCTCAAATTGAAATGATGAAATATGATATGGGCGGAAGCGCTGCAGTGTTAGGAGCGGCAAAAGCACTTGGAGCAATAAAACCAAAGGGACTAGAAATACATTTTATTGTGGCAGCTTGCGAAAACATGATAAATGGATCTGCAGTACATCCTGGAGATGTAGTTAAGGCATCTAATGGTAAGACAATTGAAATAAATAACACTGATGCAGAGGGTAGACTCACATTAGCTGATGCTTTAACTTACGCATCCGATTTAAAACCGGATTCAATAATAGATCTCGCCACCTTAACAGGAGCTATTGTTGTTGCATTAGGGAATGATGTAGCTGGATTTTGGAGCAATAATGATGATCTAGCAAATGATCTAAAAGCTGCATCAGCCCAGGCTGGAGAAGAATTATGGCGAATGCCCTTACAAAAAGCGTATAAAGAAGGCTTAAAGTCTCATATAGCTGATATGAAAAATACAGGTCCCAGGGCAGGTGGGTCAATAACTGCTGCTTTGTTTTTAGAGGAATTCTTTGATACAGAGATTAAATGGGCTCATATTGATATTGCTGGGACTTGTTGGACTGATAAAAATAAGGGAATTAATCCATCAGGTGCAACCGGTTTTGGAGTTAAAACTCTTGTTCAATGGATTAAAAATAAATAA
- the lpxB gene encoding lipid-A-disaccharide synthase, protein MNKKIFISTGEVSGDLHGGLLSKALFDEAEKKSLDLEICGLGGERMKKEGVKILQDTTSISAIGIWEALPLIIPTIRIQKRFYKLLKKYPPDCLILIDYMGPNIKIGRKLKRSKTKIPIFYYIAPQEWAWRVGNNTTTDLINFSDKIFAIFRQEAAFYKKRGGNVLWVGHPMIDLTKKLPLKKNARTILNLRPNQNILLLMPASRPQELKYILPTFMRTARKLQKKYPSLVVYIPSCRKVFDERFKKAFRKYQVIGQVISQKDNAKLKPYIYSLTKIAICKSGTVNMELALYGIPQIVGYRVSRVTAFIAKKILNFKVKFISPVNLLVNKLIIPEFVQGDFDEKKIFYKACRILDLTSEKSKIKKGYTLLKKELGEEGVVQRAAKEIINSII, encoded by the coding sequence ATGAATAAAAAGATATTTATCAGTACCGGAGAAGTCTCTGGAGATTTACATGGGGGGTTATTGTCAAAAGCGTTATTTGATGAAGCGGAAAAAAAATCTTTAGATTTAGAAATTTGCGGTTTAGGTGGGGAAAGGATGAAGAAAGAAGGTGTAAAAATTCTTCAAGATACTACATCAATTAGTGCAATAGGAATTTGGGAGGCTTTACCTCTTATTATTCCCACAATAAGAATTCAAAAAAGATTTTATAAATTACTAAAAAAATATCCTCCAGATTGTTTAATTTTGATTGACTATATGGGTCCTAATATAAAAATTGGAAGAAAATTAAAAAGATCGAAGACTAAAATTCCAATTTTCTACTATATTGCTCCTCAAGAGTGGGCATGGAGGGTTGGCAATAATACTACAACTGATTTAATAAATTTTTCCGATAAAATTTTTGCAATTTTCAGACAAGAAGCAGCCTTTTATAAAAAGAGAGGTGGAAATGTCTTGTGGGTTGGACATCCAATGATCGATTTGACAAAAAAACTTCCTTTAAAGAAGAATGCCAGAACTATTCTTAACCTTCGCCCAAATCAAAACATTCTACTTTTAATGCCCGCATCAAGACCTCAAGAATTGAAATATATATTACCAACTTTTATGCGGACTGCCAGAAAATTACAAAAAAAATATCCAAGTTTAGTTGTCTATATTCCTTCCTGCAGGAAAGTTTTTGATGAAAGATTCAAAAAGGCCTTTAGAAAATATCAAGTTATTGGACAAGTAATTTCTCAAAAAGATAACGCAAAATTAAAGCCTTATATTTATTCGCTCACTAAAATAGCTATTTGCAAATCCGGGACAGTGAATATGGAATTAGCTTTATACGGAATACCACAGATTGTGGGGTACAGAGTAAGTAGGGTTACTGCATTTATTGCCAAAAAAATTCTTAATTTCAAAGTAAAATTTATTTCCCCTGTAAATTTGTTAGTTAATAAGTTAATAATCCCTGAATTTGTACAGGGAGACTTTGATGAAAAGAAAATCTTTTATAAAGCTTGCAGGATTCTGGACCTTACATCAGAAAAATCAAAAATTAAAAAAGGTTACACTCTTTTAAAAAAAGAATTAGGGGAAGAGGGCGTAGTCCAGCGAGCTGCTAAAGAGATTATTAATTCTATTATTTGA
- the lpxC gene encoding UDP-3-O-acyl-N-acetylglucosamine deacetylase, with product MFSWPTNYDSCFTLAGVISREGIGLHSGEKTRLKISSYEKEGYYVSFRDKPNEIFKLTQDLIGSSMLCTAVKLGGRNLYTIEHLLSSMAGCGLSYIHIEVDGREIPLLDGSAIQWVRAFEEVGIKKAPKPDNFFREINKSIILNKEGSVIAATPSEKTTIISTISFSYKVIGNQTFVIDLNPKSFVEMIAPARTFGFKDQFQELSELGLIKGGSLENALVCDGDAWVNPPLRFNNEPIRHKILDLIGDLALVGLPKAQILVYKGSHSLNALLASSLKNQPYL from the coding sequence GTGTTTTCTTGGCCTACTAATTATGATTCTTGCTTCACCTTGGCTGGTGTTATCTCCAGAGAAGGAATAGGCCTTCATAGTGGAGAAAAAACAAGACTTAAAATATCTTCTTATGAAAAAGAAGGATATTATGTTTCTTTCAGAGATAAACCCAATGAGATTTTTAAGCTAACTCAAGATTTAATTGGAAGTTCGATGCTTTGTACGGCGGTTAAATTAGGAGGGAGGAATTTATATACTATTGAACATTTATTATCTTCAATGGCTGGTTGTGGGTTAAGTTATATTCATATCGAAGTTGATGGGAGAGAGATCCCGCTTTTAGATGGATCCGCAATTCAGTGGGTTAGAGCTTTTGAAGAAGTAGGCATAAAGAAGGCACCTAAACCAGATAATTTTTTTCGAGAAATTAATAAATCAATAATTTTAAATAAAGAAGGCTCAGTTATAGCAGCAACTCCCTCTGAAAAAACTACAATTATATCAACAATAAGTTTTTCTTATAAAGTAATTGGAAACCAAACTTTTGTGATTGATTTAAATCCAAAAAGTTTTGTTGAAATGATTGCTCCAGCAAGAACATTTGGTTTTAAGGATCAATTTCAGGAGTTAAGTGAACTTGGATTAATAAAAGGAGGAAGTTTAGAAAACGCTCTCGTTTGTGATGGTGATGCATGGGTTAATCCACCGTTAAGATTTAATAATGAACCAATAAGACATAAAATTTTAGACCTAATTGGGGACTTGGCTTTGGTAGGGTTACCTAAGGCACAAATTTTAGTTTATAAAGGATCACATTCTTTAAATGCTTTATTAGCCTCATCGCTAAAAAATCAACCTTATCTTTAA
- a CDS encoding DUF3119 family protein, whose product MFNTKSKKEDSVIISPSFQLPVIVIFLSFMLLFLNIGSLPTIVCASFSFFLLLQSFTLRIKITNDDFIVLQLGKEIRTFPFKNWISWKFFFPSIPGIFYFREKSSPHLLPILFNPKQLKDELLKKVDSLEIKNS is encoded by the coding sequence ATGTTTAACACTAAATCAAAAAAGGAAGACTCAGTTATCATATCTCCATCATTTCAGTTACCCGTCATTGTTATATTTTTAAGTTTTATGCTTTTATTTTTGAATATTGGTTCTTTGCCAACAATAGTTTGTGCATCTTTTAGCTTTTTTTTATTGCTTCAGTCATTTACCTTAAGAATAAAAATAACAAATGATGATTTTATCGTTTTACAATTAGGGAAGGAGATTAGAACTTTTCCATTCAAGAACTGGATATCATGGAAATTCTTTTTTCCTAGTATCCCAGGTATTTTTTATTTTAGGGAAAAGTCTAGTCCTCATTTATTACCAATATTATTTAATCCAAAGCAATTAAAAGATGAACTTTTAAAAAAAGTTGACTCCCTGGAAATTAAAAATTCCTAA
- a CDS encoding MlaE family ABC transporter permease yields MYYPKFFKRLLSSIMIGGQAINFIFRGKISKNDLFEQLMESGPGSLLIVLITGIAAGTVFNIQVASQLTSMGVSSEIGGLLAVGMAREMAPLLTATLMTGKVATAYAAQLGTMKVTEQIDAITMLRTEPIQYLVVPRLLSMVIMSPIQCLLFLSVALWSGQIWSTIFYKVPPIVFWTSVRSGNVSLTSTDLTSMLIKSVVFGLIISIIACGYGLTTKGGPKEVGTSTTGAVVMTLVTVSLMDVLLTQILFG; encoded by the coding sequence ATGTATTACCCTAAGTTTTTCAAAAGACTTCTAAGCAGCATAATGATTGGCGGGCAAGCAATTAATTTTATCTTTAGAGGTAAAATTTCCAAAAATGATCTTTTTGAACAACTAATGGAATCAGGGCCTGGAAGTTTGTTAATTGTATTAATTACAGGAATAGCAGCAGGGACAGTCTTTAATATTCAAGTTGCATCACAATTGACAAGCATGGGGGTATCAAGTGAAATAGGAGGTTTATTAGCAGTAGGAATGGCTAGAGAAATGGCTCCTCTTCTAACTGCTACTTTAATGACTGGGAAAGTTGCCACCGCTTATGCTGCTCAACTGGGCACTATGAAAGTTACAGAACAAATTGATGCTATAACAATGTTAAGAACTGAACCAATCCAATATTTGGTGGTTCCAAGGTTACTATCGATGGTAATAATGTCTCCAATACAGTGTCTTTTGTTTTTATCTGTAGCTTTATGGAGTGGACAAATTTGGAGCACAATTTTTTATAAAGTTCCTCCAATAGTTTTCTGGACATCTGTAAGATCAGGTAATGTAAGTTTAACCAGTACAGACTTAACTTCAATGTTAATAAAATCTGTAGTGTTCGGATTAATTATTTCAATTATTGCCTGTGGATATGGACTCACTACTAAAGGTGGTCCAAAAGAAGTTGGGACAAGTACAACAGGCGCTGTTGTAATGACTCTCGTTACTGTATCTTTAATGGATGTATTATTAACACAAATATTATTTGGATGA
- a CDS encoding DUF1825 family protein: MGFFESDIVQEEAKKLFTDYQDLMKLGSDYGKFDREGKKMFIKKMESLMDRYKVFMKRFELSEDFQAKMTVEQLKTQLSQFGITPDQMFDQMNKTLIRMKDELDKTS, from the coding sequence ATGGGATTTTTTGAGTCAGACATCGTTCAAGAAGAAGCTAAAAAGCTTTTTACAGATTACCAAGACCTCATGAAACTTGGTTCTGATTATGGAAAATTTGACAGAGAAGGGAAAAAAATGTTTATAAAAAAAATGGAATCTCTTATGGATCGTTATAAGGTTTTTATGAAAAGATTTGAATTGTCTGAAGATTTTCAAGCAAAAATGACAGTAGAACAATTAAAGACACAGTTAAGCCAATTTGGGATTACTCCTGATCAAATGTTCGATCAGATGAATAAAACTTTAATAAGAATGAAGGATGAACTTGATAAAACTTCTTAA
- the tyrS gene encoding tyrosine--tRNA ligase: MSDKLILPSWLSRGIEEYFPIKGIDQTFSEIIDDAKKNNKKLRVKLGIDPTGTDIHLGHSILFKKLRAFQDNGHIAVLIIGDFTAQIGDPTGKNKTRVQLSEKQVKDNAKTYLTQLGMGKPANESILDFDSKDKIEIRYNSEWLKGLNLNSIIELMGSATVSQMLAKEEFNKRYNSQVPIALHEFLYPLLQGYDSVVVQSDIELGGTDQKFNIAIGRDLQRHFKQEPQFGVLLPILTGLDGIKKMSKSEFNTVGLTEDSLSMYSKLEKVPDNIIPTYFELLTELDLSVLNDANPRELQRRMALEVTTLFHGAEEASKAQSNCEKLFLGHKEKVGEIPEISLKDIVFPVKFFYLLSSLKLFKSSSESKRSIKGGGVKIDSQKVINPDIVFDSKKDLEGKILQIGKKIIKRFEN; this comes from the coding sequence ATGTCAGATAAATTAATATTGCCATCATGGCTGTCAAGAGGAATAGAAGAATACTTCCCGATTAAAGGAATAGATCAAACTTTTTCGGAGATAATTGATGATGCGAAAAAAAACAATAAAAAATTAAGGGTTAAACTCGGAATCGACCCAACTGGAACAGATATTCACCTCGGGCACAGCATATTGTTTAAGAAACTTAGGGCATTCCAAGATAATGGACATATTGCAGTTTTAATTATTGGTGATTTTACTGCTCAAATAGGCGACCCAACTGGGAAAAATAAAACAAGAGTGCAGTTATCTGAAAAACAAGTTAAAGATAATGCAAAAACATACTTAACCCAACTAGGAATGGGAAAGCCAGCTAATGAATCTATTTTAGATTTTGATTCAAAAGATAAAATAGAAATTAGATATAACAGTGAATGGTTAAAAGGATTAAATCTTAATTCGATAATTGAATTAATGGGTAGTGCAACAGTTAGTCAAATGCTAGCTAAGGAGGAATTTAATAAAAGGTATAATTCACAAGTTCCAATTGCTTTGCATGAATTCTTATATCCACTATTACAAGGTTATGATTCTGTAGTAGTTCAATCGGATATTGAGCTTGGAGGTACAGATCAGAAATTTAATATTGCAATAGGTAGAGATCTGCAAAGGCATTTTAAACAAGAACCTCAATTTGGTGTTCTGCTGCCAATTTTGACAGGTTTAGATGGAATTAAGAAGATGAGTAAATCAGAATTTAACACCGTTGGCTTGACTGAAGACTCTCTTTCAATGTATTCAAAATTAGAAAAAGTACCAGATAATATAATACCTACCTATTTTGAATTACTTACTGAATTAGATTTAAGTGTTCTTAATGATGCAAATCCTCGTGAATTGCAGAGAAGAATGGCTTTAGAGGTTACTACTTTATTTCACGGTGCCGAAGAAGCATCAAAAGCGCAATCTAATTGCGAAAAATTATTCCTTGGACATAAAGAGAAAGTTGGAGAAATTCCAGAGATTTCATTAAAAGATATTGTTTTTCCGGTTAAATTTTTTTACTTGCTAAGTTCTTTAAAATTATTCAAATCTAGCAGTGAGTCCAAAAGATCTATAAAAGGCGGCGGAGTAAAGATTGATAGCCAGAAAGTAATAAATCCCGATATAGTTTTTGACTCAAAAAAAGATTTAGAAGGTAAAATTTTACAAATTGGAAAAAAAATCATTAAGAGGTTTGAAAACTAA
- the lpxA gene encoding acyl-ACP--UDP-N-acetylglucosamine O-acyltransferase, translating to MKNKNNKLKAAFGGVKVHPNAFVDSSAELHDGVIISQGAIVGPNVSIGRGTEIGANAVIKGRTQIGNNNKVFPNVFIGLDPQDLKYKGASTEVIIGDNNTFRECVTINKATDEGEKTIIGNNNLLMAYTHIGHNCELGNWIVLSNSVQVAGHVKIEDKAIIGGCLGIHQFVHIGYLAMIGGMTRVDRDVPPFCLAEGHPGRLRGLNRIGIKRSGLMENKDFDLKLLQNTWNLLFKSNYVIADALEMALKDTLDLSSKQLCDFLKESISKERRGPMPLINE from the coding sequence ATGAAGAATAAAAATAATAAATTAAAGGCAGCATTTGGAGGCGTTAAAGTTCATCCAAATGCCTTTGTTGACTCAAGTGCAGAATTGCATGATGGAGTCATTATCTCTCAAGGAGCTATTGTCGGTCCTAATGTGTCCATTGGGAGAGGAACCGAAATAGGAGCTAATGCTGTTATTAAGGGAAGAACTCAAATTGGTAATAACAATAAAGTGTTCCCAAATGTTTTTATAGGTCTGGATCCGCAAGATCTTAAATATAAAGGGGCCTCTACGGAGGTGATTATTGGTGATAATAATACTTTTAGAGAATGCGTAACTATAAATAAGGCAACTGATGAAGGAGAAAAAACTATTATTGGTAATAATAATTTGTTAATGGCTTACACTCATATAGGCCATAATTGTGAACTTGGTAATTGGATAGTTTTATCAAATAGTGTTCAAGTTGCAGGACATGTAAAGATTGAAGATAAAGCGATTATTGGTGGCTGTTTAGGTATTCATCAATTTGTACATATTGGATATTTAGCAATGATTGGAGGAATGACGAGAGTAGATAGAGATGTACCTCCTTTTTGTTTAGCTGAAGGACATCCAGGAAGATTGAGAGGTCTAAATAGGATTGGGATTAAAAGAAGTGGTTTGATGGAAAATAAGGACTTTGATTTAAAACTTTTGCAAAACACGTGGAATTTACTTTTTAAATCTAATTATGTAATTGCTGATGCATTGGAAATGGCATTAAAAGACACATTAGATCTTTCTTCAAAACAATTATGTGATTTTTTAAAAGAATCAATATCAAAAGAAAGACGAGGCCCAATGCCTTTAATAAATGAATGA
- the fabZ gene encoding 3-hydroxyacyl-ACP dehydratase FabZ, which yields MDNKLSSENNQLSSEKILGLLPHRYPFALVDKVIENIPGERAVAVKNVTINEPQFQGHFPERPLMPGVLIVESMAQVGGIIVTQMPDLPKGLFVFAGINNVKFRKPVLPGDQLIITCDLLSIKRQRFGKVKGEAHVDGNLVCAGELMFSLVD from the coding sequence TTGGACAATAAATTATCCAGTGAAAATAATCAACTCTCCTCTGAGAAAATACTAGGTTTGTTACCTCATAGATATCCTTTTGCTCTTGTGGATAAAGTCATAGAGAATATTCCTGGGGAAAGAGCTGTTGCAGTGAAGAATGTAACTATAAATGAGCCCCAATTTCAAGGACACTTTCCTGAAAGACCTTTAATGCCTGGAGTTCTTATTGTTGAATCAATGGCTCAAGTTGGGGGAATAATAGTAACTCAAATGCCTGATCTTCCTAAGGGACTTTTTGTATTTGCGGGAATCAATAATGTTAAATTCAGAAAACCTGTTTTACCTGGAGATCAGTTGATAATTACTTGTGATTTATTGAGTATTAAAAGACAAAGATTTGGCAAGGTTAAAGGAGAGGCACACGTTGATGGTAATTTGGTTTGTGCTGGAGAATTAATGTTCTCATTAGTTGATTAA
- the plsY gene encoding glycerol-3-phosphate 1-O-acyltransferase PlsY: MNILIIFVSYLLGSLPTGFLIGKYLKNIDLRNIGSGSTGATNVLRNVGKWPALIVFIIDVGKGLIAVKIAQHYTDQGLIEVIAGISAITGHIWPIWLRGKGGKAVATGLGMFLALSWKVGLASLGIFLIVLAKTKFVSLSSISAAIFLPFFMFFYLGNYMHSYFFISLIVALLVIWKHRTNITRLLKGEESKINQNQ; this comes from the coding sequence ATGAATATTTTAATAATTTTTGTAAGTTATCTTTTAGGATCACTTCCCACAGGTTTTTTAATTGGGAAATATCTTAAAAATATAGATCTAAGAAATATAGGTTCTGGATCTACAGGTGCCACAAATGTCTTAAGAAATGTAGGAAAATGGCCAGCACTTATTGTTTTTATTATTGATGTTGGGAAAGGTCTTATTGCAGTAAAAATTGCTCAACATTACACAGACCAAGGATTAATAGAAGTAATAGCAGGCATATCGGCTATCACAGGACATATATGGCCAATATGGCTTAGAGGCAAAGGTGGGAAAGCTGTTGCAACTGGATTAGGTATGTTTTTAGCCCTTTCCTGGAAAGTTGGACTAGCATCTCTTGGAATTTTTTTAATAGTATTAGCAAAAACTAAATTTGTATCTTTATCAAGTATTTCAGCTGCAATTTTTCTTCCTTTTTTTATGTTTTTTTACTTAGGTAATTATATGCACTCATACTTTTTTATAAGTTTAATTGTGGCACTATTAGTTATCTGGAAACATAGAACAAACATAACAAGATTGCTAAAAGGAGAAGAATCCAAAATTAATCAGAATCAATAG
- a CDS encoding DUF3086 domain-containing protein → MTNTEISNNNPEKELIIGKSISDDKTKQISKKNTTQNKKIAPKSDKTNKSFDEISNEIFSDLTTKKDCLLKEIKELETKKNELEKDIESNFKGQSDNIAKRVKGFQEYLTGALQNLSHNVEKLELVSQPIIVKPSPLDEKKQENSTNNMMNVPALSETFKPDEKIIKSCFSTFTEQPDFYAEPWKLRRSLDSSDIEIMDDWFFNMGGRGSLESRGSRQKNALLSAGLISILGELYGDQFQTLILASQPERLGEWRRILQDSLGLTRDDFGPNSGIVLFERPEGVIERADRLEANEELPFIIIDAAETSVEIPILQFPLWIAFAGSDNEIYDDLELN, encoded by the coding sequence ATGACCAATACAGAAATTTCAAACAATAATCCTGAAAAGGAATTAATAATAGGTAAGTCAATTTCAGATGATAAAACTAAACAAATTAGTAAGAAAAACACAACGCAAAATAAAAAGATTGCTCCAAAAAGCGACAAAACGAACAAATCTTTTGATGAAATTTCTAATGAGATTTTTAGCGATCTCACTACAAAAAAAGATTGTTTACTTAAAGAAATTAAAGAGTTAGAAACAAAAAAAAATGAATTAGAAAAAGATATTGAGTCAAATTTTAAAGGACAATCAGATAATATCGCTAAAAGAGTTAAAGGCTTTCAAGAGTACTTAACTGGGGCTTTGCAGAATCTTTCACACAACGTAGAGAAACTAGAATTAGTTTCTCAACCAATAATCGTAAAGCCATCTCCCCTAGATGAAAAAAAACAAGAAAATAGTACAAATAATATGATGAATGTTCCTGCTCTTTCAGAAACATTTAAGCCAGATGAAAAGATTATTAAAAGTTGCTTTTCAACTTTTACAGAACAACCTGATTTTTATGCTGAACCTTGGAAATTAAGACGTAGTCTTGATTCATCAGATATAGAAATTATGGATGATTGGTTCTTTAACATGGGAGGGAGAGGTTCTCTTGAAAGTAGAGGATCTCGACAAAAAAATGCATTATTATCAGCGGGTTTAATATCTATTCTTGGCGAATTATATGGAGATCAGTTTCAGACTCTTATTTTAGCTTCGCAGCCTGAACGATTAGGAGAATGGAGAAGAATTCTCCAAGATTCACTTGGTCTCACAAGAGATGACTTTGGACCTAATAGTGGGATTGTTCTTTTTGAAAGGCCTGAAGGTGTCATCGAAAGAGCTGATAGATTAGAAGCTAATGAAGAATTACCATTTATTATTATTGATGCAGCAGAAACATCTGTTGAAATTCCAATACTTCAATTCCCATTATGGATTGCATTTGCTGGCTCAGATAATGAAATTTACGATGATCTTGAACTAAACTAA
- the msrA gene encoding peptide-methionine (S)-S-oxide reductase MsrA — translation MKYFLPLIIALSIFINPVNAFAEELILAGGCFWCLEHDLESLKGINFVQSGYSGGDLQNPTYENHEGHQEVVLVNYDSQLVTLPEILRLYLRNIDPLDGKGQFCDRGDSYRPVIFFKDATEESDATNAIVSASNELRVPLEKIAVELKSKGQFWLAEEYHQDFAERNELKYKFYRFSCGRDQRLDKLWGNNARSTNLWIE, via the coding sequence ATGAAATATTTCTTACCTCTAATAATTGCTCTTTCAATATTTATTAATCCTGTAAACGCTTTTGCAGAGGAATTGATTCTTGCAGGAGGTTGTTTTTGGTGTTTAGAACATGATTTAGAGTCATTAAAGGGGATAAATTTTGTACAAAGCGGCTATTCAGGTGGAGATTTACAAAATCCTACCTACGAAAATCATGAAGGACATCAGGAAGTGGTTTTGGTTAATTATGATTCCCAATTGGTAACTTTACCCGAGATACTTAGGCTCTATTTGAGAAATATTGATCCTCTGGACGGTAAAGGTCAATTTTGTGATCGTGGAGATTCGTATAGGCCAGTGATATTTTTTAAAGATGCAACTGAGGAAAGTGATGCAACAAATGCAATTGTTTCGGCCTCTAATGAGTTGCGAGTGCCATTAGAAAAAATAGCTGTAGAACTAAAATCAAAAGGTCAATTTTGGTTGGCTGAAGAATATCATCAGGATTTTGCTGAGAGAAATGAATTAAAATATAAGTTCTATAGATTCTCATGTGGGAGAGATCAGAGGTTGGATAAATTATGGGGGAATAACGCTAGATCAACAAATCTTTGGATTGAATGA